In Lolium perenne isolate Kyuss_39 chromosome 5, Kyuss_2.0, whole genome shotgun sequence, the sequence GGGTCGATGCAAGAGGAAGTCTAGGCCCAGCTCATCGGCTGCGCAACTTCTGCTGCGGATTGGACCGCCGTCCACGCAATGTTCTCCGCCAAAAACCGCGCCGGCATCCGTGCTCTTCGGCGCGAGATCCAAGGACtgaagtgtaggataacgttgcatagaaaacaaaaattttcctacggcgaacacgcaatccaagccaagatgcaatctagaagacggtagcaacgagggggtatcgagtctcacccttgaagagattccaaagcctacaagatgaggctcttgttgctgcggtagacgatcacttgccgcttgcaaaagcgcgtagaagatcttgatcacgatcggttccggcgccacgaacgggcagcacctccgtactcggtcacacgttcggttgttgatgaagacgacgtccacctccccgttccagcgggcagcggaagtagtagctcctcttgaatccgacagcacgacggcgtggtgtcggtggcggtgtagaagtccggcggagcttcgctaagcaatgcgggcaatatggagtggaggagcttggctagggtttgggagggggtggccggccactctatggggggcggccagcttatggtcttggggtggccggccccctcccttggcccctcattatataggtggatcccaagtgttggtgtccaagtcttcgaataagacccgaaaccaaaaccttccataggagggggaaacctagcccaactaggactcccacccaaaggtgggattcccacctcccatgtggggggtggccggccccctatggtggagtccacttgggactccaccccatctagggctggccggccatggaggtggagtcccttgtggactccaccttccttggtggtttcttccggacttttctagaaccttctagaaccttccatagaaccttccgcgacattttatttcacataaaatgacatcctatatatgaatcttattctccggaccattccggaactcctcgtgatgtccgggatctcatccgggactccgaacaaatattcgaactccattccataattcaagtgctaccatttcaacatccaactttaagtgtgtcaccctacggttcgagaactatgcggacatggttgagtactcactccgaccaataaccaatagcgggatctggagatccataatggctcccacatattcaacgatgactttagtgatcgaatgaaccatacacatatattaccaattccctttgtctcgcgatattttacttgtccgaggtttgatcttcggtatcactctataccttgttcaacctcgtctctgacaagtactctttactcaaatgccgtggtatgtggtctcttatgaactcattcatatgcttgcaagacattagacgacattccaccgagagggcccagagtatatctatccgtcatcgggatggacaaatcccactgttgatccatatgcctcaactcatactttccggatacttaatcccacctttatagccacccatttacgcagtggtgtttggtgtaatcaaagtacctttccggtataagtgatttacatgatctcatggtcataaggactaggtaactatgtatcgaaagcttatagcaaataacttaatgacgagatcttatgctacgcttaattgggtgtgtccattatatcattcacacaatgacataaccttgttattaataacatccaatgttcatgattatgaaactaatcatccattaatcaacaagctagtttaagaggcatactagggacttcttgtttgtctacatatcacacatgtactaatgtttcggttaatacaattctagcatgatatataaacatttatcataaacataaagatataaataataaccactttattattgcctctagggcatatctccttcatgaaGAAGGGAGATAAGTCCGCCAGCGAGTACATGCAGAAGGTGAAGGCCCTCGCCGACGCCATGGCTGCCGCTGGTTCCCCTCTCTGCGATGACGAGATCATCGACTACATGCTTACCGGGTTGGGAACTGCGTTCAACCCGATAGCGGCGTCTATGGACTTCGCGGCCACGCATGTCACGCTGGCCATGTTCTACAAGATCGTACTCAACTATGAGGGCCTTCAGAAGCAGCAGCAGGCAGATCCCGAGGACTGGACCTCCTCGGCTAACGTCGCGTCTCGCCCCTACTTCAACAACTCCGGGCGTGCGGGCGACTCGTCTCGCCCTAGCGGTGGTCATCCCGCGGGTGGTGGCTCGCAGGGACAGCATGGCCCTGTCCAAGGAAGCCACGGACAAGGGTCTGGAGGTCACGGTGGAGGTGGCCAAGACCGTCGACGCAACGACGGCAATGGCGGCAACAATGGCCACAATGGAGGAGGACGTCGCAGGTGGTGCCCCCAGTGCCAGATTTGTGAAATCTGGGGGCATGACATGAGTGAATGTCGTCGGCTCTATTGAAAGGattgtatgccgcacctagagggggggtgaataggtgctaaccaatttttagttctttttcaatttaggcttgacacaaaggtaa encodes:
- the LOC127303548 gene encoding uncharacterized protein → MKKGDKSASEYMQKVKALADAMAAAGSPLCDDEIIDYMLTGLGTAFNPIAASMDFAATHVTLAMFYKIVLNYEGLQKQQQADPEDWTSSANVASRPYFNNSGRAGDSSRPSGGHPAGGGSQGQHGPVQGSHGQGSGGHGGGGQDRRRNDGNGGNNGHNGGGRRRWCPQCQICEIWGHDMSECRRLY